The nucleotide window GAAGGATAAATTTTGGATTTAACAAGCCTTAGAGCAAAATACACAACAAGAGGTTTAGATATAAAAGATTTAAACCCAAATCCTTTTTTACAATTTGAGCTTTGGTTCAATCAAGCGATGCAAGCAGAACTTACTGAACCAAATGCTTTTTCACTTGCAACTGTTGGAGCTGATATGATGCCAAGTATTAGAACAGTTTTATTAAAAATATTTGATGAAAAAGGTTTTGTTTTCTTTACAAATTACACAAGTACAAAAGCGAAACAAATAGAACAAAATCCCAAAGCAGCTGCACTTTTCCCTTGGCTTGATTTAGAACGTCAAGTAAAAATTGAAGGAAATATTGAAAAAATATCAACAACTGAATCTTTAAAATATTTTCTCTCACGCCCAAAAGGTAGTCAAATAGGAGCTTGGGTTTCACATCAAAGTCAAGTTATAAGTTCAAGAAGTCTTCTTGAACAAAAATTTGATGAAATAAAAAGAAAATTTGTAAAAGGTGAAGTTCCTTTTCCTGATTTTTGGGGAGGATATATAATAAAACCCACAAAAATAGAGTTTTGGCAAGGTGGACAAGACAGACTTCATGATAGATTTTTATATGAGTTAAAAGATGATAATACTTGGACTATTTCAAGACTTGCTCCTTAATCTTTCAAATTGTCATATTTT belongs to Arcobacter defluvii and includes:
- the pdxH gene encoding pyridoxamine 5'-phosphate oxidase: MDLTSLRAKYTTRGLDIKDLNPNPFLQFELWFNQAMQAELTEPNAFSLATVGADMMPSIRTVLLKIFDEKGFVFFTNYTSTKAKQIEQNPKAAALFPWLDLERQVKIEGNIEKISTTESLKYFLSRPKGSQIGAWVSHQSQVISSRSLLEQKFDEIKRKFVKGEVPFPDFWGGYIIKPTKIEFWQGGQDRLHDRFLYELKDDNTWTISRLAP